One Cydia pomonella isolate Wapato2018A chromosome 15, ilCydPomo1, whole genome shotgun sequence DNA window includes the following coding sequences:
- the LOC133525878 gene encoding uncharacterized protein LOC133525878 isoform X2, with the protein MVAIYALLFIPVILVASEHSGAYSSPQYAKKMYPKFDTNALLPNEKPPIPFKRQIDRYDSDGNDTAQYARSSFLNSAGSFLSGAGGQALTSLAKEFVGRSTGSSQVLSLNLTNLVILIVLKALILAAGFFGAGAWKGGHHYARSLDDNTNASYITEDEILLYLSYLAGQQSRDYGCLYRLSCKKPQQAALYSSGAEILLQGARLLQGNSIELEPYEEVSKGIKQAAAWGKERMNCDTRYQCEE; encoded by the exons ATGGTCGCCATTTACGCACTCTTGTTCATTCCTGTGATCCTGGTAGCTTCAGAACATTCTGGAGCGTACTCCTCGCCTCAATATGCGAAGAAAATGTATCCAAAGTTTGACACTAACGCGCTTTTACCTAACGAGAAGCCTCCGATACCGTTTAAAAGGCAGATCGATAGATATGATAGTGATGGGAACGATACGGCGCAGTACGCGAGGTCGTCGTTCCTAAATTCGGCGGGTAGCTTCCTGAGCGGTGCCGGTGGACAAGCGCTGACGAGCCTGGCGAAGGAATTTGTCGGGCGGTCAACCGGTAGCAGCCAG GTCCTAAGCTTGAATCTGACAAATTTGGTGATCCTGATCGTGCTGAAGGCGTTAATCCTAGCTGCTGGGTTCTTCGGGGCTGGAGCTTGGAAAGGTGGTCATCACTACGCTAGGAGTCTTGATG ACAACACAAACGCCTCATACATCACAGAGGACGAGATCTTGCTGTACCTGAGCTACTTGGCTGGACAACAGAGCCGAGACTATGGTTGCCTGTACCGCCTCTCATGCAAGAAGCCGCAACAGGCTGCACTTTATTCATCAGGGGCGGAGATACTACTGCAAGGAGCGCGGTTGCTGCAAGG aaacAGCATCGAATTGGAGCCATATGAAGAAGTATCAAAAGGCATCAAGCAAGCGGCTGCTTGGGGCAAGGAAAGGATGAACTGCGACACTCGTTACCAATGTGAAGAATAA
- the LOC133525878 gene encoding uncharacterized protein LOC133525878 isoform X1 produces the protein MVAIYALLFIPVILVASEHSGAYSSPQYAKKMYPKFDTNALLPNEKPPIPFKRQIDRYDSDGNDTAQYARSSFLNSAGSFLSGAGGQALTSLAKEFVGRSTGSSQVGFDCVSQVLSLNLTNLVILIVLKALILAAGFFGAGAWKGGHHYARSLDDNTNASYITEDEILLYLSYLAGQQSRDYGCLYRLSCKKPQQAALYSSGAEILLQGARLLQGNSIELEPYEEVSKGIKQAAAWGKERMNCDTRYQCEE, from the exons ATGGTCGCCATTTACGCACTCTTGTTCATTCCTGTGATCCTGGTAGCTTCAGAACATTCTGGAGCGTACTCCTCGCCTCAATATGCGAAGAAAATGTATCCAAAGTTTGACACTAACGCGCTTTTACCTAACGAGAAGCCTCCGATACCGTTTAAAAGGCAGATCGATAGATATGATAGTGATGGGAACGATACGGCGCAGTACGCGAGGTCGTCGTTCCTAAATTCGGCGGGTAGCTTCCTGAGCGGTGCCGGTGGACAAGCGCTGACGAGCCTGGCGAAGGAATTTGTCGGGCGGTCAACCGGTAGCAGCCAGGTTGGTTTTGACTGCGTCTCGCAG GTCCTAAGCTTGAATCTGACAAATTTGGTGATCCTGATCGTGCTGAAGGCGTTAATCCTAGCTGCTGGGTTCTTCGGGGCTGGAGCTTGGAAAGGTGGTCATCACTACGCTAGGAGTCTTGATG ACAACACAAACGCCTCATACATCACAGAGGACGAGATCTTGCTGTACCTGAGCTACTTGGCTGGACAACAGAGCCGAGACTATGGTTGCCTGTACCGCCTCTCATGCAAGAAGCCGCAACAGGCTGCACTTTATTCATCAGGGGCGGAGATACTACTGCAAGGAGCGCGGTTGCTGCAAGG aaacAGCATCGAATTGGAGCCATATGAAGAAGTATCAAAAGGCATCAAGCAAGCGGCTGCTTGGGGCAAGGAAAGGATGAACTGCGACACTCGTTACCAATGTGAAGAATAA
- the LOC133525879 gene encoding multiple coagulation factor deficiency protein 2 homolog produces the protein MKIEAFMILFLSSLVSALRRGPHHPHGQSPVDQKHHHYRPPRSAESLTSDAQLLHDVQHIEEDSKVLTPEALAKMTPEELEFHYFSAHDFDRNSKLDGLELLKAVYHTIEHEAHDPDDDSSIEPEANELDAYIALVDRTLQSDDTDGDGYVSYAEYRAARANNPSGRTPRVLAADSPP, from the exons ATGAAGATTGAAG CATTCATGATACTGTTCCTGTCCTCGCTGGTCTCTGCACTGCGCCGCGGACCACATCATCCCCACGGGCAGTCGCCAGTGGATCAGAAACACCACCACTACAGACCGCCGCGTAGTGCGGAGTCGCTCACGTCAGACGCTCAACTACTTCACGATGTACA ACACATAGAAGAAGACTCCAAAGTATTGACTCCTGAAGCGCTTGCAAAGATGACACCTGAAGAACTGGAGTTCCACTATTTTTCTGCACACGATTTCGACAGAAACTCTAAATTAGATGGACTAGAATTACTAAAG GCGGTGTATCATACGATAGAACACGAAGCTCACGATCCTGACGACGATTCCTCTATAGAGCCTGAAGCAAACGAACTTGATGCCTACATAG CGCTTGTGGACCGCACGCTGCAATCTGATGACACGGATGGCGACGGTTACGTGTCGTACGCGGAGTACCGCGCCGCTCGCGCCAACAACCCCAGTGGGCGGACGCCGCGGGTGCTCGCTGCTGACTCTCCGCCTTAA